Genomic DNA from Telopea speciosissima isolate NSW1024214 ecotype Mountain lineage chromosome 2, Tspe_v1, whole genome shotgun sequence:
AGGATCACTACGCCGCCGCCGGATTGGAAGCACACCAATGGGAGAGGCAATTAGTGCTGGgtcagagaaagaaaaataataataaatacatATGAGAGATCGAGAGTATTTGATGTGGCCAACATGGcgatctttttaccttttactaAAATATTTTAGAGATAATTTCTTCCAGAGATGAACTTAGCATGCACTAATCTATCAGCACTTCATGATTAACTAGAGCTTTAACTTTTGTAAAcaatcatttaaaaaataatttattggaattgaaatcaaaatAGTATATTTTttataggggtgcaagtttggccttgatGGCCGAACCCACCCTGAGCCTGAATAGAGCCTACGTTGAGATATTCTGACTctaagggtgggttagggttgggaaTTTTTGACCCTGAATCAAGTAGGACTGAGctaaggttgaggcctcgggctgagcccgacacggcccaacccgactcttttttcttcttcctgttctttcttctttccttgtttccttcttctttttcttcttcttctttctagcCAGGGCTGCCCATCCATCTCCTTTCCCCCATGGTCAAGGCCAATCAGGAGGGCGGGTCAGGATTGAATTTTCTTGGCCCCATGTCAGACAAGCCGAGGCTAGCCTAACTAAGGGGGCTCAGGGTTAAACTTGAGTTTTAAaaggcccagcccagcccagcccaacccgatccTATTGCAGGCCTAATTTTATAGGTCTTCCACACACCTCTAAACTCTAAAAGCTCATGGTTTAGAAGCATAAATCTTGAGAAACCAAATCGCATTAGATCCCTGTATACAATATGATTCTCCCAATATGCTTCTTGGGTTCAAACTTCTAACAGCTTGTTTGAAATACAAAGATTACAGATTCCCATTCCCCTAAGCCCCAATTGTTTTCCTCCAAAAGAACATATAATAGAATTGGACCTGCTCGACCAAGTGAAAATcgttggattagaatctttggTGCTTGATTTGACTCAAATAAAGATTCTGATCTAATGTATAGAGTTCAGTTTACAATTCATTCATGATTCCAATCCCATGGTCTTGGATAGGAGTACAGCATAGAGATTAACGCCTAAGTTCTACAGTTTTCACTTGCCCATCTGCATTGCGGTTTACGCGGATTTTTTTTGTCTTGAGTCTTGACTTCTCAACTCTGTGTTTTCTTCTCTAGTCTTTGGGAGATTCAAAGATCGTACGCAGCCCTTCGAGGACTTTTAAAGATATCTAAATTTCAGAAGCAGAGCTTATTACTATCCGTGGCTGAGGAAAGcttcctcctccctctctctctctctctctctttctcgtcCCCTTGTGCGTCAACGTGGAAGATATAAACCTGCGCgcctttcatctctctctctctttctttatctcTTCGGCGATCTCTTTCTTGGTCTATGCTGCTTCAAACTGGCCTTGAAGGTAAATTACCTACCTGGGATCCTTAGAATGTCGATGGTTTTCCTtggattctgttttttttttgggttggatgtTCTGGTTTTTTGTGTGATTTGTTGAAGTGAGTTGCAAATGTTAATGGACTTTTGGGGCTAGTTGAGATTCTGGGTTTCTAAAATTTTGAGGTTTTTTTAGTGGTGGGCTGTTGGGATTGTTCTTGTTTACTTCTGTTCTTTGAGTGAATGATATATTTGCTTGGTGTGGTTGTTGAAGGGAGTTGTGGATGTTGGTGGGATTTTCAGATTATTTGACATATTGAGTTTTTAAATTTGGTCTCTTGGGATTTCTCTTGTTTGTTTCAGTTCACAAACAAACAAGATGTCAGTTTTTCCCTTTTGAAGAGTTGCTGTTCCTGCAAATATGGTCTTGCAATTCAGATCTTCCTCCCTTTCTGGATTTAGGAAAGTACTGGGCATAAACCCATATAGGGATTTGATAATTCGCAGATGACTGTATAATTCCCTTATAGGATTTTGATAttcatttccatttgaaatGATTCTCGGATGTTAAGTGCAGGATTGTGATGGATCAAACAGATTTTGAGCTTCCCCTCTTTTTTCCTATGTAACTTTGACTTTGACTCACTGGGTAGAATTCAGAGGTTCTAGATTTCATTTTAATCAATAGTCTGATCGAAACTTCATAATAGGTCCACTAAAATGCTTAGACCATGACCCTTTAAAGAAGTAGATGTGCTGAAGTGAAAATGTTTAGACCATGGAGTTACTTCTATTATGTTTATTCTAtttcctgtatttttttttggatcgagAGCTGTATGATTGAGAATGAGAAGTGCAGGATGTTCACacagaatgcctttctccagtTCTTTaagtcccctccccccccccccccttcttttttttttttttttgggcttttttttGATCCAGTTCTTTATGTTGAGAGGTCTAGAACTGGTGATTGGATTCTTATTCATAGTCTAAATGAATACTTTCTTTGGAAGTTAATGATTTCCAAAGTGAAACTGGGGATTCATTTTTCCCCTTTCACACTTTATAGTCCCACAAAAGggaataattattattatttttgataGGTTAAAAGGGAATAATTATTGGTTTTGAGGAATTACCATACTGCTAACAGTTTCATTTGCTTGATTTGTTCTCAGCTATTAGTGTTTTGCCATATTACTTGTATAAATGGGGGAGGAATTGCTTCAACCCTTTGCCTCTTAATGCCTCTGGTTGGATCCTCCTTAATGGCTGAATTGATGGAAACAACACTGGGTGGACATTGTGGCATTAGGAGACTGATCCCATCAGATACATTATGAATAAGCATTCCTCTGTTATAAGATAGCTATTATAAGGTTAATGAATCTGAAGATGACCTCGTAGTTTATACTGCTGCTTCAATGGTTCATTTTTACTATATCATGGGAGACTTGATCGTATGATTTATCAATTGTTGCACAAGTGAAAGCCAGCTTGTTGCTTCCGCTATGGCAGAAATGAAAGCTATATTGACCtataagcaaagaaagaaagctgATTAAAGCAATCTAGGAACTGCATTCTTGATGCAAATGGCTAGTCCTTCCTAGGTTCTCTTGGTTCCTAAAACTGTCAACTATTCTGCTTCACTCTTTACTgggggggaaaaagaaaaaaaaaaacactattctGCTTCATTCATCAATGGAGTAAGTATTCACAAGATATCTCATAATGGTTTAATTGGAAGTTATTGGTTATAGCACTAAAGCTTTTGCTGCCAAACAAGGTATTTAAAGGTGAATTGCAAAACCATTAATATTTTCTATCTTTGACCAAGAAATTAACTGAATTCTTCCTTTATCAGTGAGATATGGTGGAAACATCATCCTGAGTTCAGTAAGGCTGGTTGATAACATTTTGTTCTTTGTGGTTCATATTGGCAGGTTTTGGATTCTTTAGAGCTGACGATTGCTAGACATTGAAAGCTTGTAAGTGGTGTGCCTTTTGTAGTAATGacttgtttctctttcttgtcgAGAAAGAAGGAATCTTCTTCAGCTAGAGCAACTGTTGAATTTGATGAAGGTAACCACCTAACAAGCAAGAAACTTATGGGATTGAATAATTTCTCAAGAGGATTACAAGGCTTAATGCTTATACTTATTTGAAGTTGATCCATTTTTTTGCCTATAATTTTATTAGTCAAACATATGTGCGTGCGCGCgtgcacacacatacacacacagaaTCCTCTGGGTGTGTTTGGTGAAGGGGATTGTTTGGTAAAATATGTACATCATGCATCTTTTGTGTTCAATAAGCTCTATTAACTAAACTGGTATTGATGTAATTCCTTGAAGCTCTGCATTTGAATGGTGTTGTAATCTTTAATAAAGGACttcccaagaagaagaaacagaaaacgCACCGAGTGCTCAAACCAGAGCCTGTTTTCTTTTAGCGTGTTCCTCTCCTGTCCAGCTTTCTGGATTTTGAAACTttagttctttatttattttaattttgttcagAATATATTTGTatctttcttgtgtttttgtgTTTCGATTTCTTCTGCCCTTTTCACATTCCATATTATGCATCTTTCATTCTTTAACTTTTATCTTTAACCATCAGTTAACCAGTTTCATATTTCCTCAGAGGTTTCAGGCATCCAGAATGTTACACAGTACACTTACAGAGAATTGAAAAATGCTACTGGTGATTTTAGTCAAGCAAATAAAATAGGGGAAGGGGGTTTTGGTTGTGTCTACAAGGTATATTGCATAAAGTTTTCACATTTTATTAAAACAATTTTACCTTTATTCTAATTGTTCAAAATGGTTTCTCAATGACTCATATGGCTTCTTACATCTCCCCAAATTTTTATTATGCTCAGGGAAGGCTTAGAGATGGTAAGGTTGTTGCTGTCAAGGTACTATCAGCCGAATCAAGGCAAGGGGTTCGAGAGTTCCTGACAGAGTTAAAAATGATATCAGATATAGAGCATGAAAACCTAGTCAAGTTGTATGGTTGTTGTGTGGAAGGAATCCATAGAATTTTGGTGTATGGCTACCTTGAGAATAATAGTCTTGCACAGACTTTCCTTGGTAATTCCACTTTCATACTTGGTTTGAAAATTCTTACTGTGAAAATGCATAGCATATCAAATAGTTTCTTAAATGTGATACCAATTCTGTGACACCATACTGCATGAGGCTTCTATGATAGATTTTCTTGTTTAATATTCTTAGCagttgaaaattttcttatatattttgttttgaaaatatattGGCTTATAATGATAAatgtttttattaaaatttctaTCTATTTTAGAAGTTTGATTAAGTACATACAAAAACATGAAATTTGAATGAGAGTTGGCAAATCTGTCAGCCTCCAAGCCTGCCTTACCCTCATGGCTTAATGGGGTAAGTGTAACCCTCCGATTCCATCCCTGATCCCAAACTAACCAAATTTCCCCATTAACATATTTTTATCCTGATATAGGGAATAGTTTTTCTAGTCTGGCAGACTAGCGCAATTATCTACCATGGAGCAGATTTGAtagagctgaaattttgtagacaGGTATGCCCCTAGGTCTCCTGTTTGCATGTCAAGTTTCTTCCCAAAATAGAGTTGGCCAAGTGGCAAATGAAACTTTGAAGATCAATGAACATTGCAGCTTTTCTAAAAGGAATTGAATGACTATAAGTGGGAATCTGCCAATACATGAGAGGATATATGGATAAATCTGAGTCTGGAATTGACATGTGGCCAACCTAATCCATTTTCTAGATTTCTATAAATTGAAATTTCCATCACacccttccatgtggcaaaacttGGTGCCAGCTAGAGGTGTACCCTCTAGTCTTGCTCTTGCCAGACTAGAGAAACTTTTGCCCAttacaaaataattaaaattaagctaaattattgtttattttattacttATCTTAAGCTGGTCACTGAACTCACCTGATTAGTATGGTGggcttttgggcatgccttccCCCTGCCAATTTAATAATCGGGCTGGTTCAGGCCTGGCTTGTGGCCTGAGATATCATTTCTCAACCCACCAGAACCTGTCAATTTCCACCTTTAATTGAAACATAAGAATATGGATTTGATAATTGGATAAGAGGAAATCAGGATATGTATTAATATTACTTTTATCAATTACTGTGCTTCTAATTGATTTTTCAGAATCTATAACTGTAAGCCATTGTGATTTTTTGTCCTATTTATTTCAGGAAGCCACAGTAGCATCCACTTTGATTGGAAAACACGTTATAAAATTTGTATTGGTATTGCACGCGGGCTAGCATTTCTTCATGAGGAAGTTCGACCTCGTATTGTTCATAGAGATATCAAAGCAAGCAATATCCTCCTTGATAAAGACCTCAATCCCAAAATTTCGGATTTTGGTCTCGCAAAGCTTATTCCAGTCAACATGACACATGTCAGTACACGTGTTGCCGGAACAATGTGAGTTTGAAGGATCCACTTTAGTCTTGTCAAAATTATTCCTTTTTGCTAGTGAACATCAATTTCTCAGTCATCTTGGTGTAGAAACGCTGCATTACATTAACCCAATAGTGCCTTAATGCAGCATTAAGGCTTGCGATTAGGGTTGTTTACCAACATAAGAGTTATACTGGAAATAACCAACTTTGGACTAGTGGTCCTTATGAAGGAATGGGCATCTGTATTTCGCATTCTCACAATCTCAATCAAAAGGTATATGCGAAAAGGTTGAGCTTGTACACTATTGTAATCATCTGCTAGGACTTTTCTGGACTGTTAATCAgttctatttttcaaaatgaTGTTGGTCCAGTGATTACTTTCATAATCTGTTTGTTTTTTACAGTAGACAGAGTCATGAATAGTTGGCCCGTGTGGCATTTTCCTTCCAGATTCTTTGCACTGTTCTCACCACTTATTTGTCTATGAATGTCGGAGTGTATGTGGGTCCTTTGAACTAAGATTTTCATGACTCTCTTTTGGACTTCAACACCATAATCATTGAATGCAGCAGCAGAAATGAATCTAAGTTGCTGTAGCCTTTGTATCTTCAAAGTCTGCAATTGTACTTCTAACAGCATAGCATTGGAACAAGGCCAGATCAATGTTGGCTGCTACGATTGACCAAAAACGTTTTATCTGAATATAGGATTAGCCTATAGAAGTTAGCTTTTGTTTTTGATTCCACACACTTTCATTCTCCAATATACCTTTTTTATATGTGATCCTTTATATTCATCTCCTTACTGCAGAGGTTATTTGGCACCTGAGTATGCAATACGGGGACAATTGACACGTAAAGCAGATATTTATAGCTTTGGGGTTCTCCTCCTTGAAATAGTAAGTGGCAGATGCAACACCAACACACGGTTACCTGTTGAAGAACAATATCTTCTTGAAAGGGTAATGTACTCTTGAAAACCTGTGAGCCTTCTCAATGTTTTGCCCTGAGATGATGTCTTTTCGTGCACAAATTTGTAGCATTAATGTTAGCTAAATTTGCTATAGCTGGTAAGAGAGCATTTTCACATGGAGCACAAGCAGGATTGTAAAACCATTCTATTGATTTGCTAGTTGCGTCGAATAGATTTGCTTTAGTAATGTTCTCCCTCTAATCCTTCCAATTACTTGTGATGTATTGGACATTACATTCATCGAAAGCAATGGTATTTGACCCACCAGACTTCCTTGATGGATCAGTGGATGATGTTCCTCTATTATTTGATCCGATAGACTTTCTTGATATTCCACTAGTAGATTTATCTGGCCATAAAAACTGGAATACATTTGTACCAGTTCTACCAAGGAATATTAGTATGTAACTATGTTCCCCAAATTGGAGAGACTATAATGTCATAAAAAGTCATGGAAACCAAAATCTTGTAGTGTGACTCATATTGAACTGTGCAAAGGATTTGAGACACATGATGGGAGGAAAAAGttgcatgaagaagaaaagtttGTGACCTGACCTTTTATCTATCATATACTGCATAAAGTTGAAAAGTATAGAGATATGATACTTCTGCCTACCTATGTAACTTCTGCATGGTACCTGTTTAGTTTCAGGACCGTAGGGTgtttgttctcttctttttagggtaaattatacCTGGGGTATCTAATGTTTAGAGAAAGTTAGTATGGGGTACCTCGCGTTTGAAATATTATGTTTGGGATACCTAACATTTTATAAATGTTAAGTTTAGGGTgcgcttttttttttaaatgatgttTCCAACTTTGCCTATAGATAGCAGAACCTTCACTTCTCTGGCCAATCTGCTGCAGCATACACCCACAAGATCGGTAAAGAACGAACAGGTCTCTGACTCACTGCATACTGCTTCTGCCATCATTCCTGTAATCTGCACAAGCCTCCTCTGTGAAGCCATCAAGGAGCTGCAGAGACGAAAACAgctcctctctccccctttctctaTTTTGTAGGTGACAAAGATTGTTCGTCATCTGAGAGATTTCTGATTCTCTTCCTTAACAATCTTCTGGAAGCCCAAGTGCTGCTTCACTCAGAATGTCATCTCATCTCCGAACCCAGATGACGTTTCACTCTCTTTAACTTTATCACTTTGGTGACGATTCACTTCAGGGCTCCTGAGTTCTGTGATAGTTTTCACTCAAtcccttttttcccttttatctcTCTACTCTTTGTCGTCTCCACTTGGATTCTCGATGAACAGGAGCAATTTCAGGTTGGTCTTCGGATTTGAATTAGTAGAAGATGTGTTCTATGACTCCCAAGTTTCAATGGAAATGACCAGTACTGAGCCTAAACCGAAGGCTTGATATAATTGCAATTTGATCACACAGCTTTGCAGGACTTGGACTTGGTGGGTTTCTAGTTTTCAGTTTGATGCTTGAGGTTCCACCATTATCCTTGTGGAAGCAGTAAAGATGACCATGGGGACATCCACGAGGGAAGTAGAGTTGTTGGTGATTGAATGCTTGAAAGGAAGCTCATAAAAATCTGACTAATAGAAATGAAAACATGCCTCAGACAGGTGACAGTGTGGAGGAGCTGAAGATTGGAAATCTGTTGAGCAGTTCCAGAA
This window encodes:
- the LOC122651349 gene encoding cold-responsive protein kinase 1-like isoform X2; amino-acid sequence: MTCFSFLSRKKESSSARATVEFDEEVSGIQNVTQYTYRELKNATGDFSQANKIGEGGFGCVYKGRLRDGKVVAVKVLSAESRQGVREFLTELKMISDIEHENLVKLYGCCVEGIHRILVYGYLENNSLAQTFLGSHSSIHFDWKTRYKICIGIARGLAFLHEEVRPRIVHRDIKASNILLDKDLNPKISDFGLAKLIPVNMTHVSTRVAGTIGYLAPEYAIRGQLTRKADIYSFGVLLLEIVSGRCNTNTRLPVEEQYLLERTWVLHERGELVELVDTSLNGIFDAEEACRILKIGLLCTQDAPKLRPSMSTVVEMLTGEVNVEGMTIMKPGLISDFMDLKVRGPQKEKTDAKIRSDTVSSGSDKVDNSSFSSENTTSTYNNTTNATMTFNSIYERSN
- the LOC122651349 gene encoding cold-responsive protein kinase 1-like isoform X1; the protein is MTCFSFLSRKKESSSARATVEFDEEVSGIQNVTQYTYRELKNATGDFSQANKIGEGGFGCVYKGRLRDGKVVAVKVLSAESRQGVREFLTELKMISDIEHENLVKLYGCCVEGIHRILVYGYLENNSLAQTFLGSHSSIHFDWKTRYKICIGIARGLAFLHEEVRPRIVHRDIKASNILLDKDLNPKISDFGLAKLIPVNMTHVSTRVAGTIGYLAPEYAIRGQLTRKADIYSFGVLLLEIVSGRCNTNTRLPVEEQYLLERTPFVGILLLQTWVLHERGELVELVDTSLNGIFDAEEACRILKIGLLCTQDAPKLRPSMSTVVEMLTGEVNVEGMTIMKPGLISDFMDLKVRGPQKEKTDAKIRSDTVSSGSDKVDNSSFSSENTTSTYNNTTNATMTFNSIYERSN